A stretch of the Malus sylvestris chromosome 10, drMalSylv7.2, whole genome shotgun sequence genome encodes the following:
- the LOC126587846 gene encoding uncharacterized protein LOC126587846: protein MMMCMRICIPTVIDKWPVAWRMLMLPFQKGLRRKKNFIEEDKELGVLWKKPYQEKRSLIRLQFHNILVVPMSLVLIHCHPPIHQRSQFTCLVIIPICQFHIIMFSYNHIIRICRTQCLVKNLSRQVPNLFFIKISLEIVMLK, encoded by the exons ATGATGATGTGCATGAGAATATGCATACCAACTGTAATAGACAAATGGCCAGTTGCTTGGAGAATGTTGATGTTGCCATTCCAAAAGGGcttaagaagaaagaaaaatttcATCGAGGAAGACAAAGAATTAGGAGTGCTTTGGAAAAAGCCTTACCAAGAAAAAAGAAGTCTGATCAG GTTACAATTCCACAACATACTAGTGGTACCAATGTCTTTAGTCCTTATCCACTGCCACCCTCCCATTCATCAAAG GTCCCAGTTCACATGTTTGGTAATAATACCTATATGCCAATTCCATATCATCATGTTTAG TTACAACCACATAATACGCATATGTCGAACGCAATGCCTTGTGAAGAATCTCAGCCGTCAAGTTCCCAACCTTTTCTTCATCAAAATATCATTGGAAATAGTCATGCTTAAATAG
- the LOC126587845 gene encoding uncharacterized protein LOC126587845: protein MRTSSQAKKQSKLMYIVCAPIRILTKARNFYMRGLEDCAGKVGYGGGGVSGYTASQVLPRSFSVNSSSSNDDEDLSQLLRTASSKRSNAEKERVNNNIKSVGSSDVHRRPIVGQPSNTMNGMGMRSYSVGLKMGRIDEEKACSFREDEVDVKADLYPRSRSYAVRRRNVGFA, encoded by the coding sequence ATGAGGACCTCTAGCCAAGCAAAGAAGCAAAGCAAGTTGATGTACATCGTTTGTGCACCCATTAGGATCTTAACAAAGGCAAGAAACTTTTACATGAGGGGCCTGGAAGACTGTGCCGGCAAGGTGGGTTATGGTGGCGGTGGTGTGAGTGGTTACACTGCTTCACAAGTTTTGCCCAGGAGCTTCAGCGTCAACTCTTCGAGTTCTAACGACGATGAGGACTTGAGTCAGCTTCTCAGAACGGCGTCGTCGAAGAGAAGTAatgcagagaaagagagagtgaacAATAATATTAAGTCTGTTGGGAGTTCAGATGTGCACAGAAGACCAATAGTTGGGCAACCCTCAAACACTATGAATGGAATGGGAATGAGGAGTTACAGTGTTGGGTTGAAGATGGGAAGAATTGATGAGGAGAAGGCTTGTTCTTTTAGGGAAGATGAAGTCGATGTGAAAGCTGATTTGTATCCGAGAAGCAGAAGTTATGCTGTTCGGAGAAGAAATGTTGGGTTTGCATAA